Sequence from the Bdellovibrio sp. ArHS genome:
GTGCCACCACCTCCACCGCCACCTCCTCCTGGATTTGGCGATGACTTTGGGGGAGGCTTTCAAGGCGGTTCGGACTTTCCGCCACCACCACCACCACCGCCGCCCTTTGGGGACGATGGCGAATTCTAGTTTTCTTTAATGAGTTCTTCGGTAGAAAGGCCGGAGTACTCTTTGATGCCTCGCATGAGATACCAGAAAATCCCCAAAAGGAAGATAATAGAAGGAACCATGATGATCGCCATCGACCACGTGGTCATTTCTGCGATCTGATCGTTCAAAACCAAGGATTGCGCCTCGGACGACAGATTTGCGTCGATATTGATAAATATTCTGCGCGCCAACACGAAGTTACAAACGGCGCTAAAGGCAAAAGACAGGGACAACCAGATCGTCGCCTTGCGCATGTGATCGTGAAACTCGGCTTGTCGGCCGTGCTCTTTGAGACGGTCCTCGAGTAAATCCACCTTCATAATGGAAGGATTTAAAAACAGAGTTTCAATAAACGGCCTTTTCGTGAAAGCAGATCCCAGGACAAACAGGCCGACCAGAGCAGGGAAAGCCGCTTCTTTGACGGCAAACCAGAACCCGTGAAGCCCCAATAACGCAAGCCCTCCGGTGAACAGGACATTCAAAAGACCCAGGGCAGAAAAGGCGTTGGCTTTTTTGCGTTTGATTAA
This genomic interval carries:
- a CDS encoding VC0807 family protein → MELRTAQLAFSEEADNYAWMQAAQENPPKENGLLNLVFNIVLPVLILNKLSKFIGPFWALILALAFPLGYGAYDLIKRKKANAFSALGLLNVLFTGGLALLGLHGFWFAVKEAAFPALVGLFVLGSAFTKRPFIETLFLNPSIMKVDLLEDRLKEHGRQAEFHDHMRKATIWLSLSFAFSAVCNFVLARRIFINIDANLSSEAQSLVLNDQIAEMTTWSMAIIMVPSIIFLLGIFWYLMRGIKEYSGLSTEELIKEN